In Streptomyces sp. NBC_00344, the genomic window GGCAGCCGCGTCCACATGGGGGACGGTCCGCGGAAGAAGTCCCCTCGCGGTCTCGGTGAGCACCGGTCTACTGGGGACGAAAGCCACCGGAACAATGGATTCCGCGGGCTCCATCCTGATCGCGCGAGCCGCTCCCCCGTCGGTCCAGGCGAGTGTGAAGCCGCCGAGCAGACAGGCGGCCACGTTGTCGGGATGTCCCTCGATCTCGGTGGCGAGCTCCAGCAGGGCCTCGTCGTCCAGCTTCTCCGCGCCGCCTATGGTCACCGCCCGGGCGGCGACGATTCCGGCACAGATGGCGGCGGACGAGGAGCCGAGGCCGCGGCCGTGCGGGATGCGGTTGGCGCAGACGACTTCGAGGCCGCGCGGCTGCCCGCCCAGCAGGTCGAAGGCGGTGCGCAGCGACCGTACGAGGAGGTGTTGCTCGCCGCGGGGAAGCGTGTCGGCTCCCTCGCCTGCGATGTCGACATGCAGACCGGAGTCGGCGACCCGGACGACGACGTCGTCGTACAGCCCCAGCGACAGGCCGAAGGCATCGAAGCCCGGCCCGAGGTTGGCGCTGGAGGCAGGCGTGCGCACCCGGACGGCGGCGGCACGGAATGCGGGACCGGCCATCGCTCTGACGACTCTCCTTGTGAGACTGCAAGTCCTGTTTCGACTGCGTGATTTCTGCTGCGGGGTGTCTGCTGCGTTCCCGGAGGGTTCAACCCTCCGGAGCCCTGACCGGGCCACCCTACGGGCATCCTGGGGCGGGCACGGCAACAACACCGCGGCATATGCGGCGGGGTGGGTTGAGTACAGCTTATCGAAGGAAGGTTCTCCCGCGACATAGGGCGCACAGGAGGCGCACGATGCGTGTCGCAGGCCGCCTGTGCGCCTTTCAACCAAACGGGGCGCTGCGACTCCTCGGCCGTGACAGGCGGTGCGTCCACCGAATGGGCGGACGCTGCCTGCCGCGGCCGGCGCCATGGCCTCTCGTCCGGATCGTGCCGGGCTCGCCGGCCTGATCCGGGATCGGAGAAGACCTAGGCGAGCCCGAGACGCTCAGCGGCCACGACGGCGTCCACCGGGACGGTGACCGGCTGAGGGGCGCCCGCGACGGCCCAGTCCGGGTCCTTGAGGCCGTTGCCGGTGACCGTGCACACGATCTTCTGGCCGCGGTCGACCTTGCCCTCCTCGGCGGCCTTCAGCAGGCCGGCCACCGAAGCGGCCGAGGCCGGCTCCACGAAGACACCTTCCTGGGAGGCCAACAGCCGGTAGGCAGACAGGATGTGACGGTCAGTCACCTCGTCGATGGCGCCACCCGACTCGTCCCGGGCCGCCAGCGCGTACTGCCAGGAGGCCGGGTTGCCGATCCGGATCGCGGTCGCGATCGTGGACGGGTCCTTGACGATCTCGCCCCGCACGATCGGAGCGGATCCCGACGCCTGGAAGCCCCACATCCGGGGCGCGTGGGTGGCGAGACCGTCCGCCGCGTACTCCTTGTAGCCCTTCCAGTACGCGGTGATGTTGCCCGCATTGCCGACCGGCAGCACATGGATGTCGGGGGCGTCGCCGAGCGCGTCGACGATCTCGAAGGCACCGGTCTTCTGGCCTTCGATACGGGAGGGGTTGACCGAATTGACCAGCGCCACCGGGTAGTTGTCCGAGAGCGAGCGGGCCAGCGTCAGACAGTCGTCGAAGTTGCCGTCGACCTGGAGGATCTTCGCGCCGTGGACCAGCGCCTGACCCATCTTGCCCAGCGCGATCTTCCCCCGCGGCACCAGGACCGCGCAGACCATGCCGGCGCGCACGGCGTATGCGGCGGCCGAAGCGGAGGTGTTACCGGTGGAGGCGCAGATGACCGCCTGCGCGCCCGCCTCCTTCGCATGGCTGATCGCCATGGTCATACCGCGGTCCTTGAAGGACCCGGTGGGGTTGGCGCCCTCGACCTTGAGGTGCACCTCACAGCCCGTACGCTCGGAAAGGACCTGAGCGGGAACGAGCGGCGTGCCTCCCTCACGGAGCGTGACGACGGGCGTCGCCTCCGTGACCGGAAGGCGGTGCCGGTACTCCTCGATGATGCCGCGCCACTGGTGGGTGCCCTGGCTGGTCATGGGTCCTTACTCCCCTTCAACACGCATGATGCTGGCGACACCGCGCACGGTGTCGAGCTTGCGCAGCGCCTCGACGGTCCCGGAAAGGGCGGCGTCGGGCGCGCGGTGGGTGACGACGACGAGAGAGGCCTCGCCGCCTCCGTCCTGTCGGCCCTGCTGGCGCACCGTGTCGATCGATACGCCCTGCTCGGCGAAGACCGTAGCAACCTGGGCGAGAACGCCCGGCTTGTCGGCCACGTCGAGACTGATGTGGTACCGCGTGATCACGTCGCCCATCGGGCTGACCGGCAGACGTGTGTACGCGGACTCGCCGGGGCCGGTGGCCCCGCCCAGCGTGTTGCGGCAGACCGCCACCAGGTCGCCGAGGACCGCGGACGCGGTCGGCGAACCACCGGCGCCGGGGCCGTAGAACATCAGTTGCCCGGCCGCGTCGGCCTCGACGAAGACCGCGTTGTACGCCTCGCGGACCGATGCCAGCGGGTGGCTGAGCGGGATCATCGCGGGGTGGACGCGGGCGGTGACGGACTTCCCGTCGGCCGCGCGCTCACAGATGGCGAGGAGTTTGACGGTGCAGCCCATGCGTTTCGCGGACGCGATGTCGGCCGCTGTCACCTCGGTGAGGCCCTCGCGGTGGACGTCGTCGAGGCGCACCCGGGTGTGGAAGGCGATACCGGCCAGGATCGCGGCCTTGGCCGCGGCGTCGAAGCCCTCGACGTCGGCGGTGGGGTCTGCCTCCGCGTAGCCGAGAGCCGTGGCCTCGTCGAGCGCCTCGGAGTACCCGGCGCCGGTGGTGTCCATCTTGTCGAGGATGAAGTTGGTGGTGCCGTTGACGATGCCCAGAATGCGGTTCACCTTGTCGCCCGCGAGCGATTCGCGCAGCGGACGCACCAGCGGGATCGCACCGGCGACGGCGGCCTCGTAGTAGAGGTCCCTGCCGTGCTCCTGCGCGGCCGCGTGCAGGGCGGCGCCGTCCTTGGCGAGCAGCGCCTTGTTGGCGGACACCACGCTCGCGCCGTGCTCGAAGGCGGTGGTGATCAGCGCCCTGGCGGGCTCGATCCCACCGATGACCTCGACCACCACGTCGATGTCGCCGCGTTTGACCAGGGCCATCGCGTCGGTGGTGATGAGAGCGGGGTCGATGCCCTCGCGGGCCTTGGAGGGACGGCGGACGGCCACTCCGGCCAGCTCGACGGGGGCACCGATGCGCGCCGTGAGGTCGTCGGCGTGCGTCGTCATGATGCGGGCCACCTCTGAGCCGACCACTCCACAGCCCAGCAGCGCCACCTTCAGCGGACGCGTACGCATCATCCGACCTCACTTCTCATACTTCTACGGTGTGGACCAGTCTCACTCACCGGACGGGAGTTTCTATCCCCTGTCCGGATTGTGAGACGACTATTTCACTAGCCGACATCGAGGCGCAGGAGATCCTCCTCCGTCTCACGCCGGACGATCACCCGTGCCGCGCCGTCCTTCACGGCGACGACCGGCGGGCGCAGTGCGTGGTTGTAGTTGCTGGCCATGGAGCGGCAGTACGCACCGGTGGCGGGGACGGCGAGCAGATCGCCCGGTGCGAGATCGGCCGGCAGGAACGCGTCCTTCACCACGATGTCCCCGCTCTCACAGTGCTTCCCGACGACCCGGACCAGCATGGGCTCGGCGGTCGAGGTACGCGAGACCAGCGCGACGCTGTACTCGGCGTCGTAGAGGGCGGTGCGGATGTTGTCGGACATCCCGCCGTCGACGCTGACATAGGTCCGCAGGCCCTCGAGCGGCTTGATGGTGCCGACCTCGTACAGCGTGAAGGCGGTGGGCCCCACGATGGCGCGCCCCGGCTCGACGGAGATCCGCGGGGTGGCAAGCCCCGCCGACTCGCACTCCCGGGTGACGATCTCGCCGAGCGCCTTGGCGATCTCGTGCGGCTCACGGGGGTCGTCCTCCGTGGTGTAGGCGATTCCGAGGCCGCCGCCGAGGTCGATCTCGGGCAGCTCGACCCCGTGCTCGTCGCGGATGTCGGCGAGCAGCTGGACCACTCGTCGCGCGGAGACCTCGAAGCCCGCCATGTCGAAGATCTGTGACCCGATGTGCGAGTGGATCCCGATGAGTTCCAGCCCGTCCAGCTTCAGCGCCCGGCGGACGGCTTCCGCCGCCTGACCGTCGGCGAGCTGGATCCCGAACTTCTGGTCCTCGTGCGCGGTGGCGATGAACTCGTGGGTGTGCGCCTCGACGCCGACCGTAACCCGGATCTGCACCGGCTGGCGCTTGCCGCGGCTCTGGGCGATGTGCGCGACCCGGACGATCTCCTGGAAGGAGTCGAGCACGATCCGCCCGACACCGGCGTCGACGGCCCGCTCGATCTCGCCGGTGGTCTTGTTGTTTCCGTGGAAGGCGATCCGCTCGGCAGGCATCCCGGCGTCCAGGGCGGTGGTCAGCTCACCGCCGGAGCAGACGTCGAGGTTGAGCCCCTCTTCCCTGAGCCACTTCACGACGGCCCGGGACAGGAAGGCCTTCCCGGCGTAGAACACATCGGCGTCCTGCCCGAAGGCCTCGGCCCAGGCCCGGCAGCGGGCGCGGAAGTCGGCCTCGTCCAGGAAGTAGGCGGGGGTGCCGAACTCCTCGGCCAGCCGGGTGACTTCGATCCCGCCGACGGTGACGACCCCGTCGCTGTCGCGGCCGACGGTACGGGCCCAGACCTTCTCGTCCAGGGAGTTGAGGTCCTCGGCAGGGGCGGAGTAGTGCCCCTCGGTGTAGACATCGGCGTGCCGGGGCCCGGCGGGGTGTGCGGAACGGCTCATCTCTTCGCTCTTTCAGATGTGTTCGGGTGCGCTGATGCCGAGCAGGGACAGGCCGCCTGCGAGCACCGTCCCGGCGGCCTCGGCGAGGGCGAGCCGGGAACGGTGGGCGGCCGAGGGTTTCTCGTCACCGACGGGCAGCACGGTGACGTGGAACTCCAGAAACGCGTCCGCCACGGCCACCAGATGCCGGGCGAGTCGCTGGGCTGCCCCGGTGCCGCCGGCCGTACCGGGGGCGGCCTCGGCATGGGCGTGGGCACCCTCGGCGTCGGCAGCTTCGGCGAAGGCGGGGAAATCGGTCAGCGCGGCGAGCAGCGCGGGCGCCCGCACGCCGTCCTCGTCCTGAGCGGCCCGGAAGCCGAGGTCCTCCGCGTTACGGAGCAGAGCGCGGCTGCGGGCGTACGCGTACTGGACGCGGAACAGCGGATTGCTCTCCCGCCGGACCAGCAGCTGCTCCCCGCCGCCGAGCAGCGAGTCCCAGCAGGCGGCGTCCGGCCCCAGGCGTTCGAGCTGCACCGGATGGAGGGTGGCTGCGGGGCCGGCTGTGGTGCTGTTGGCGGAGAGGGGTGGGCCGGCGGGGTCGGTGGTGCCTGCTGGGACGGTCGAGGGTGCCGGGTTGGTGGTGCGTGCGGGACCTGTGGTGCGTGCGAGAACACTCGTGGGTGCCGCGCCGGTGGTCCGTGCCCCTCGCCCGTACCGTGCGCTCTGCTCGATGACCCTGCGTACGACGGTGCCCGCGCCGTCAGGAACCAGCGTGAAGTTCAGGAATCCCGGCCCGGTGATCTCGACCCGTTCGATCCCCCGCGTACCGGCGATCCGCTCCCTGAGCGCTTCGGCGACCGCCCGGGGAGGCATACCGGCGGGGCCGGCCAGCCGCAGCGCGGCGTTCGTGGCGTAGTCCCCCCGGCCGCCGGGCCGGGGCCTCTCGACCCTGACGTGTTCGGGGACAGCCACCCGCAGGGCACCCTCGTCCACCGCGCGGCGCACGGCGCGCGTGACGGCACAGGAGAGCTCGGCGGGGGTCACGGGACCAGCGTATGGGAGAAGGGGGGCGTCTCCGCGAACCGGTTTCGCCATGCGGGCAGCTCGCGGGGCGGCGCGGCGGTCAGCCGAGCGCACTCCCCGCCCGCCCGGCAGGCCGGCTCGGACCGGGGTTGCCGCACGGCCGCACAGGGTCCGGCGGGCTCTCCAGCCCCACCAGCTGCCGAACCATCCGGACCAGCGCGGCAGGCTCGAAGGGCTTCGCGAGAAAGGCGTCCACCCCGGACGCCAGCCCGCTCTCCACTTCCTGCTGCGTACACGCGCTGACGATCGCCAGCGGGATCCGGCTGGTACGCGGATCGGAACGCAGCCGCGCCGCGGTCCGCAGCCCGTCGAGCCTCGGCATCACCACATCGAGCGTGATCGCATCGGGCGCGACCCGGTGGACGACATCCAGGCACTCGGCACCGTCAGCCGCGGTCACGACCTCGAAGCCCTCCAGCTCGAGATTGACCCTGATCAGCTGCCGGATGACCTTGTTGTCATCGACAACAAGCACCCGGCCCAACGCACCCGGCACACTCATGAGCGTAGAACCGCCGACACCACCGCGTCCCGGTTTTGCCCACTTCCACCCCCGCGTCCACCAACGGACCTCGCGCCTCCGGAAATACCCGTTCATGGCCACCCCATCTGAGCTGGTAGGGTTTCACCAGTCGGCGCTAACCCGCCGAAACGCCCCCGTAGCTCAGGGGATAGAGCAACGGCCTCCGGAGCCGTGTGCGCAGGTTCGAATCCTGCCGGGGGCACCTTGTATGAGGTGCCCAAAGACCCCGTCACCAGCGGAAACGCTGAGGCCGGGGTCTTCGCGTATGTGCAGGCGGATGCAGCCTGGAGCCGCCGCATGTCGGGGTCTGTGGACGAGGCGTGGACGGGATCTTGAGGCATTGCCGCAGGTGGGGTCCGGGATATGGCGTGAGCCCGCACTCGGCTGTGCGCGTCGGCGAAGGCCCCGATCCAAGCCTGGCGATGGCGAGCGATGCTGTACACCTGCTCGGCTGTCAGCACTCCTGAGAGGGGCGCCAGTGCCGCCACCTCACGCTCCTGGCACACACGCACACTTAGCGGCGTGGCCACCACCTTGAGACCAGTCAGGCCAACGGAGACGAGCACCGGCTCCACCGGTACAGGGAAACCGCATCAGAGCTCAAGCGCAGCGCAGCGAATAAGCGAATAGAGGGGCACGGAATCGTGCACGCCCTCGCGGCACGCGCAGAAAGCTCTAGAAGGCGATGTGAGGGCTCGTCAGGGCCGCCCCGAAGTAGCCCTTCACGCCGCGAACGGCGATGCCGGCGCTCGTGCCGCACAGGTTGGTGGAGCCGCTGAGGACGGGGCCGGTGGTCGAGCCACGGGCGATCCACAGGCAACCGTCACTGTTCTCCGTGGGAACGCCGACGACCGTCTCGGCCTTGCCGTCCTTGTTGAGGTCGGCGAGGTGGACCGAGGCTCCGAACTGGTCGCCGGTCTCAGCAGTGCCGGGCACGCCGGCCGTGTTCTGGGTGTAGCCGACCGCCTTGGTCGTGGTCAGACCCGTGGCGGAACCGCGCAGCAGGACGGCCGTGCCGGCCATCTCGTGCGCGCCGACTCCCTCGCTGGGGACACCGACGAGGACATCGGCGTAGCCGTCGGCGTTGACGTCGCCTACGCTGAGCGACTGGCCGAAACGATCGCCGTCCTCCGCCGTGCCGGGAACCCCCGCCGTGTCCTGGTGGAAGACCTTCGGCCGCTGGTCGGCGGTGATGCCTTGTGCACTTCCGTAGAGAACCTGGATCTCGCCGCCGCGGTGCGCGGCACCAGGCATGTTCATCGTGGATTCGTCGTCCGCGATGGCGGTGACGAGGTCACCGTAGCCGTCACCGTTGACGTCACCGATCTGGCCGGCGTGGCCGTCGGCGAACGGCAGTTTCGTGGGCCAGGTCGTCATGGGAACGTCGCCGATCGGGCCGTTGTCGACGAACACGGATCCGCGGATGTCGTCGTCCGAGGGGCCAGGCAGCCAGAACCGTTCCGCCCTGCCGTCGCCGTTCACGTCGCCCATCACCAGACTGCGGGCGTTGACGCGCCATTCCCGGTAGTGGGTGGCGGCCTTGCCGGTGCGAGTGAAGGGGCCGGCATAGGAGGCCGCCTCGCAGCGCGAACCGATACCCACTTCCGGGGCACCGTCCCCGTTCATGTCTCCCGTGGCCAGGGACATCCCGAATCCGCAATAGGTCAGACCGTCCCCGAACCCGGAGGGCGCGGAGATGCTTGCGCCGCCCTGAAGGCCATGGGACCCACCCCACACAACGGTCACGGAGCCCCGGGACTGCTTGCCGTCGACCTCTTCATGGGGCGTGCCGACGACCAGATCCGCGTACCCGTCCCGGTCCAGATCGGCACTGGCAACCGCCGAGCCGAACCCATCCCCGTCCTCGGATGTACCGGGGACCCCGGCCGTCGCCTGAGTGATCACGGCCCGACGCGTGGCACTCACGGATGACGCCGACCCATACAGAACGACCACGGCACCGGCTTCCTCCACCGATCCATTGGCGGACTCGGGAGCGCCCACGACCAGGTCGCGATAACCGTCACCGTTGAAGTCGTCTTGGACAGCGGCGGTGTTGGCCCCCTTGTACGGAGCGGCCGCCGAAGCCGTCGCCGGAGTAAGGGTGACGGCGAAGAGAGGTGCGAGCACGGCCGCGGCTGTGACTGCTCTGTACAACGGAACTCCTCATGCGGGACGACACAAACGGCAGGGAGGCGAGAGCTGCATAACCTAGAGCTCAATCGCCTCACTGGACTCACGAGAGAGCCGCAAGGTTGTACGCGACTCCCAATAGATCGAGGAGCTCAGCCGCGCCGGTACGTGTCTTCAAGTTCCTGCCGATCGGCAGGAAGGAGGACATCCGTGACCTGCAAAGCCTGCCCGGCAACATCGCATACGACGACCAACACGCTGAGCACCGGCTCCCCTTGAGGCATCGCGCGGAAACGCTGAGGCAGGGGTCTTCGCGTGTGTGCAGGCGGATGCAGCCTTGAGCAGCTCTGTGTCGGGGTCTGCGCAATGTCCTGGAGAGGTTCTTGAAGCGTCTGCCCAGGCCAACCTCGGGCATCACGACGGCCGGACACGGCAACGACGCCGGCCCTCATCCAGCGTCCGGCCACTCCTCCCGGGACTCCGGAGGTTCCGGAACCGCCTGGCGCTCAACTCGTCGCCCGTTCTCCCCACGCAGCGACGTAAGCCACTGCCACAGGTCCGGCAGCGGTTGGGCCGGACAGGCGAGCCGATGCTCGATGCGGCACCTCTGGGATGGATCAGGTGGGCACACGCCGTAGACAGTCACCCGTCCATCGGCCAGCACTATCCAGCGATGCTCCGCCGGCACCGTGTGAGACGGCGGCATCATGTCCGGCTCCAGCAGCACCCAGTCGTGTTCCAGCGTCAAAACACGATCCCCCAGCAGGCCGCAGTACGGGCAGGGCGACTGCCCGCCGCCGAGCCAACACGGACCCTTTTCGGAAACCCCCATACCGTCAGGGTCGACAGCCCGGACCGCTCTGCGAAGAGGGTGAATCGGACGGGTCACGTGGTGCAGTCGTCCATCAGTGAAACGTAGTTCGACTCGGCAGGTGCGACCAGCAACCAACACCCAACCGCACGCGGCCGAGACAGTACGGTGCCGCACGTCACGACGGGTCCGCGGCCGGAATCGGCGCCACCTCCCTCACGTTCCGTTCGGTGCGACCCCGACCGGGGCGCCTTCGCGATTCTGCGCGGATACTGAGGCGTCCCGTCAGTACTGACGCCCGGGAGGGACTGTGGCAGACCTCAGTTTCGGGATCTTCGTCATCGTCTTGATGGGTGCGTTGAGCCTGTTCTCCGTATGGGCGGCATGGCTTCACTGGACCGGCTCGGATCGGGCGCCCGATCTGTCGGGCTACCGGTACTCGGCGAACCCGTCGGTCATCAGTGGTCATGAACGCGGCGTCGTCGCCCTCGCGGGCTGGGTGGTGTGCATGACCCTCGGCATCGTCGCCGTTGGCGCTGCCGCCGGCGGCGCGGGACCCGTTGCCGATGTGGTCGGCGGATGCCTCGTCCTGGGCTCGTTGCCGTTGCTGGCGCTGCACGCCACGATCGCCTGGTTCAACTGGCCGAAGTTCCTGGTACCGCCTCACCGGCGGGGCGAGACGGGCTCGGTGGTCGGGTGGTGGCGTCAGCGCCAGGACATCCGGGCATCGCTCAAGGAAGCTGCCCGACGGGATACCGAGGGCGGCACCCGGCGAGCCTCGTGAAGCGGGACTGACCTGCGCAGCCAGGGACCCGCCCCTTCATTTGTGCGAGGCGGCGGCCCACCCCCCGCGAGCCCGCCCTCATCCCCCCGAGCTCCCCTGTGTGCCCGAACGCTCACCCTGTGTGGCAGGGGTGGGTGATTCCTCTTAGTTTCGGCTCATGACCAAACAACAGCTGAAGCTCCTCGCATGCATCACCGTCGCCGCCGGTACCGGACTGGCCGCGGCCCCGCCCTCAGTCGCCGCCGGCCCGCGGATGGTGCATCCGGGTGAATCGATCCAAGCAGCGGTGAATGCCGCGAAGCCCGGGGACGTCATCCGTATCGCCCCCGGCACCTATCGGGAGAGCGTCCTGATCACCAAACCCGGCCTCACCCTCCGGGGGTCGGGGTCGGGGACGGTGCTCGTACCGGGGAACAGGACGACCAAGCCCGCCAAGTCGACCAAAGCGACCAAAGCCACCAAGTCAACGAAGAAGGCCAAGGCCGCGCAGAGCTGCGCCAAGCAGGGCAACGGGATCTGTGTGCTCGGCACGGCGTCGAAGCCCGTCCGCGACGTGCAGATCCGCTCGCTCGCGCTCTCCGGCTTCAAGAAGAACGGTGTCTGGGCCTCCGGAACCGACAGGCTGGTCGTCCAGCAGGTGGTGTCCGAGAAGAACGGGACGTGGGGCATCGCGCAGGAGAAGTCCGTACGAGGAGTGTTCCGGCACAACACCGTCCGGGCCAACGGCGATTCCGGCATCATGATCGCGAACGTGGTGGAGAGCGAGGGTGGCGCCACCGACACCCGGGGCACCGTGGTCCAGGCCAACCGCCTCGAGGCGAACCGGATCGGTGTCACCCTGCGGCGGGTCCGCAACCTCGCCGTCATCGGTAACGAGGTCACCGGGAACTGCGGCGGCGTGTTCGTCGTGGGTGACGAGAACAAGCCCGCGGCCGGCCAGATGACCATCAGCGGCAACCAGATCCACCACAACAACAAGTCCTGCGCCGCCACCGCCCGGATGCCCGCACTCCAGGGCGCCGGCATCGTCCTCACGGGTTCCCAGGGCACCCTGGTGCGCTCCAACACGATTCAGGACAACGTGGGCAAGTCGCCGTACTCGGGCGGCATCGTGCTCTTCAAGAGCTTCGTGGGCGCGGCGAACAGCGACAACGCCATCCGGGACAACGTCGTACAGGGCAACAAGCCGGCCGACCTGGCCGGGACGAACACCGGGTCGGGCAACACCTTCGAGCGCAATCGCTGCGGAGCCTCCCAGCCGACCGGCACCTGCTGATCCACCTGGCTCCACACAGCCGTTCACCCACCGGTGAACCGGCGGCCGGCCGGCACCGGCCGGCCGGGCTGTGCACCGGCGGGTGAACGGCCCGTCCCGTCCGAAGCCACCCCACCGACCGCCACCAGGATGTCCCCCGCAAGGAGAAACGAAGCCGTATGACCACAGTGAGCACCACACCCCCACCACCCGCAGCGGCCTGCACCTGTTCCCCCACCGTTCAGCCGGCCATGCGGCTGCGTGAGCTCGCTTTCGGTGCTGCGTGCGCCGCCGCCGTACGTGCGGCGGCGCGGCTGGGCGTAGCGGATGCGCTGGCCGAGTCGCCCGCCCCGGTGGAAGAGATCGCGACGGCCCTGCGCATCGAGCCCGAGCCGCTGCGGCGTCTGCTGCGCGCCCTGTCCTGCTATGGGGTGTTCGCCGAGAACGAGGACGGCACCTTCGTCCACACCGACATGTCCCGGCTGCTCCGTGAGGACGATCCGCAGAGCCTGCGCTACATCGCCCTGTGGTGCACGGAGCCCTGGACCTGGGACGTCTGGCCGCGGCTGGACGACGCCGTTCGGTCCGGGTCCAGCGTCTTCCGGCAGGTGTTCGGCAAGGAGTTCTTCGACCACCTCCACCAGGACGCCACCGAGTCGGCTCAGGTCTTCAACCGAGCGATGACCACCTCCAGCATGCAGTCGGCGCTGGATGTCGCGGCGCTTCTCGACCTGGCCGGAGTGTCCACGGTCGCGGACATCGGTGGCGGCCAGGGGCACGTGCTGGCGAGTCTGCTGGAGAAGCATCCCGAGATCCAGGGGACGCTGGTCGACCTGCCCGGCGTGGTGGCGCGGGCGGACTCCCGGCTGCGGGACGGCGGTCCGCTGTCCGGGCGCGCCCGCATCGTGGCCGGGGACTGCCGGCAGAACATCCCGGTCGACGCGGACCTCTACATCATCAAGAACATCCTGGAGTGGGACGACGAGAGCACCCGGAAGACCCTGCGGAACGTGATCGCCGCGGCCCGCCCGGGAGCCAGGGTCGTGATCATCGAGAATCTCGTCGACGACAGTCCGTCCATGCGGTTCACCACGGCGATGGATCTGCTTCTGCTGCTCAATGTGGGCGGCGCCAAGCACACCCGGCAGAGTCTGGTGGACCGGATGACCGCGGCGGGGCTCGTCGTCGGGGAGATCCGGCCGGTCAACGCGTACCTTCACGCGTTCGAGTGCACGGTGCCGGCCGGAGGCC contains:
- a CDS encoding methyltransferase, producing the protein MTTVSTTPPPPAAACTCSPTVQPAMRLRELAFGAACAAAVRAAARLGVADALAESPAPVEEIATALRIEPEPLRRLLRALSCYGVFAENEDGTFVHTDMSRLLREDDPQSLRYIALWCTEPWTWDVWPRLDDAVRSGSSVFRQVFGKEFFDHLHQDATESAQVFNRAMTTSSMQSALDVAALLDLAGVSTVADIGGGQGHVLASLLEKHPEIQGTLVDLPGVVARADSRLRDGGPLSGRARIVAGDCRQNIPVDADLYIIKNILEWDDESTRKTLRNVIAAARPGARVVIIENLVDDSPSMRFTTAMDLLLLLNVGGAKHTRQSLVDRMTAAGLVVGEIRPVNAYLHAFECTVPAGGR